From one Streptomyces sp. NBC_01478 genomic stretch:
- a CDS encoding cyclase family protein, producing MLSVAEFDVLAERVSNWKRWGADDQLGTLNFITPDVVRRGTAAVVTGESFSLAMSLSLDGPQNGTGVPGRINPVRTMLAVNTPMSDAPDACAYSDDIVVTPTQAATHWDALSHCSHRGVMYNGVPADAVDASGATRLGIETAGTIVSRGILLDVARHMGDDRLPGRFGVTRAVLEAVEEAQGVRVEEGDIVLVRTGQVSYFLAGDVPGYRRPVPALDYDAPLFFHERRAAAAAIDNMPMELLPSNVEDLVLPVHVLCLVMMGMLQGQNWVLEDLASACAADRRYTFLLHATPERFLRSTGGLVNPVAVR from the coding sequence GTGCTGAGCGTTGCCGAGTTCGACGTCCTGGCGGAGCGGGTCAGCAACTGGAAACGCTGGGGCGCCGACGACCAGTTGGGCACTCTCAACTTCATCACCCCGGACGTGGTCAGGAGGGGAACGGCCGCAGTGGTCACCGGGGAGAGTTTCTCGCTGGCGATGTCACTGTCGCTGGACGGACCCCAGAACGGCACGGGCGTCCCCGGGCGCATCAACCCGGTCCGCACCATGCTCGCGGTCAACACCCCGATGTCCGACGCCCCGGATGCGTGCGCGTACAGCGACGACATCGTGGTGACGCCCACTCAGGCGGCCACGCACTGGGACGCGTTGTCGCACTGCAGCCATCGAGGCGTCATGTACAACGGCGTTCCGGCGGACGCGGTCGACGCCTCCGGCGCCACCAGGCTGGGCATCGAGACGGCCGGCACCATCGTGTCGCGCGGCATCCTGCTCGACGTGGCCCGGCACATGGGCGACGACCGGCTGCCCGGACGGTTCGGGGTGACGCGCGCCGTTCTGGAGGCAGTTGAGGAAGCTCAGGGGGTGCGCGTCGAGGAAGGGGACATCGTTCTCGTCCGGACCGGACAGGTGTCGTACTTCCTGGCAGGAGACGTGCCGGGGTACCGCCGGCCCGTGCCCGCCCTCGACTACGACGCGCCGCTCTTCTTCCACGAACGGCGGGCGGCGGCGGCCGCGATCGACAACATGCCGATGGAGCTGCTGCCGTCGAACGTCGAGGACCTGGTGCTGCCGGTGCACGTCCTCTGCCTCGTGATGATGGGGATGCTCCAGGGGCAGAACTGGGTCCTCGAAGACCTCGCGTCGGCGTGCGCGGCGGATCGCCGCTACACCTTCCTGCTCCACGCGACACCCGAGCGTTTCCTGCGCAGCACTGGCGGTCTCGTGAATCCCGTCGCCGTCCGCTGA